A genome region from Blautia coccoides includes the following:
- the udp gene encoding uridine phosphorylase encodes MINYSEVEGKQYHTQVGRGDVGRYVIMPGDPKRCEKIAKYFDDPKLIADSREYVTYTGTLEGEMVSVTSTGIGGPSASIAMEELVMSGADTFIRIGTCGGMDLDVKSGDLVIANGAIRMEGTSREYAPIEFPAVPDFDVTNALVSAAKTLKKPYHVGVVQCKDSFFGQHSPETKPVGYELLNKWDAWLKLGCKASEMESAALFIVASYLKVRAGSVFLVVANQERAKKDMPNPVVHDTESAIQVAVEAVRALIRKENAGKRDRGE; translated from the coding sequence ATGATAAATTATTCGGAAGTAGAGGGAAAACAATATCACACACAGGTGGGAAGAGGTGATGTAGGGCGCTATGTCATCATGCCGGGCGACCCTAAGCGGTGTGAAAAGATAGCAAAATATTTTGATGATCCAAAGCTGATCGCAGACAGTAGAGAGTATGTGACCTATACGGGAACACTGGAGGGAGAGATGGTCAGCGTAACCTCCACGGGTATTGGAGGTCCTTCTGCATCCATTGCAATGGAAGAATTGGTCATGTCAGGCGCGGATACCTTTATCCGGATCGGCACTTGCGGGGGAATGGATCTGGATGTGAAAAGCGGTGACCTTGTCATTGCCAACGGAGCCATCCGCATGGAAGGGACCAGTAGGGAGTACGCCCCCATTGAGTTCCCGGCTGTACCTGATTTTGATGTGACAAATGCCCTTGTAAGTGCAGCAAAGACACTTAAAAAACCTTATCATGTGGGAGTGGTGCAGTGTAAGGACTCTTTTTTCGGCCAGCACTCCCCGGAGACAAAACCGGTGGGGTATGAACTGCTGAACAAATGGGACGCATGGCTGAAGCTGGGCTGCAAAGCTTCTGAGATGGAATCCGCGGCCCTTTTCATTGTTGCCAGTTATCTGAAGGTACGGGCCGGCAGCGTTTTCCTGGTGGTTGCCAACCAGGAACGGGCCAAAAAAGATATGCCAAATCCTGTTGTGCACGATACAGAAAGCGCGATCCAGGTGGCAGTGGAAGCTGTCAGGGCCTTGATACGGAAGGAAAATGCCGGGAAGAGGGACAGAGGGGAATGA
- a CDS encoding potassium/proton antiporter has translation MTWNLLLISSVILLCILLHRISEKIGVPMLLAFIVLGMAFGTDGILKIPFDNYPLAENICSIALIFIMFYGGFGTNWNEARPVAVKSVLLSTLGVVITAALTGFFCYFVLKFSFLDSMLIGSVISSTDAASVFSILRSKNMGLKYGTASMLELESGSNDPCSYMLTAVVLSAMSGTASTGSVLSMIFAQLFFGILFGCLIAFAARFILRHMQFHIAGFDMAFVIAVALLSYTLPSMAGGNGYLSAYMVGIILGNTKIRNKKSLVNFFDGITGLMQMLIFFLLGLLATPSKLPSIFLPALAIALFLTLVARPLAVASILTPFKCRFNQQVLISFAGLRGAASIVFAIMATVDDAYTSFDVYHIVFCIVLLSILFQGSFLSQAAKKLNMSDTNADVMKTFSDYSEEVDLQFIRIRITEEHTWSHTAVKDISLPPDTLFLMLLRGEETMIPSGETVFLPGDTAVLSARGYQEQENLELTEMKITAKSPWIGIKISDFSPYPGELVIMILRGEETIVPKGDTVIMENDLLVIYSIPEYRKNLPVKELPSE, from the coding sequence ATGACATGGAATTTGCTCTTGATCTCATCTGTAATTCTGCTCTGTATTCTGCTGCACCGGATTTCCGAAAAAATAGGCGTGCCCATGCTGCTGGCATTTATCGTCCTCGGTATGGCTTTCGGCACAGACGGTATACTGAAAATCCCCTTTGACAATTATCCCCTTGCGGAAAATATCTGTTCCATCGCCTTGATCTTTATTATGTTCTACGGCGGTTTCGGCACCAACTGGAATGAAGCCAGGCCGGTTGCTGTCAAATCTGTGCTCCTCTCCACACTGGGTGTTGTGATCACGGCTGCCCTCACAGGCTTCTTCTGTTACTTTGTTCTTAAATTCAGCTTTCTGGACAGCATGCTCATCGGTTCTGTCATCAGTTCCACAGATGCCGCCTCTGTCTTCTCCATTCTCCGTTCCAAAAATATGGGATTAAAATACGGCACTGCCTCCATGCTGGAACTGGAAAGCGGAAGCAATGACCCCTGCTCCTACATGCTGACTGCAGTGGTCCTCTCCGCCATGAGCGGCACAGCCAGCACAGGCTCTGTCCTTTCTATGATATTTGCCCAGCTTTTCTTCGGGATTCTTTTTGGATGTCTTATAGCCTTTGCCGCCCGTTTTATCCTGCGGCACATGCAGTTCCATATTGCAGGATTTGATATGGCTTTTGTCATCGCAGTCGCGCTTCTGTCCTATACGCTGCCCTCCATGGCGGGGGGAAACGGATATCTGAGCGCCTACATGGTGGGGATCATCCTTGGAAATACTAAGATCAGGAATAAAAAATCACTGGTAAACTTTTTTGACGGGATCACAGGACTTATGCAGATGCTGATCTTCTTTCTCCTGGGTCTTTTGGCAACGCCGTCAAAGCTGCCCTCTATTTTCCTGCCTGCCCTGGCGATTGCCCTGTTCCTCACACTGGTGGCAAGGCCTCTGGCAGTTGCCTCCATACTGACGCCTTTCAAATGCCGCTTCAACCAGCAGGTTCTCATCTCCTTTGCAGGACTCAGAGGTGCTGCCTCTATTGTTTTCGCCATTATGGCAACTGTAGATGACGCCTATACAAGTTTTGATGTCTACCATATCGTATTTTGTATTGTACTCCTGTCTATTTTATTCCAGGGAAGCTTTTTGTCCCAGGCTGCTAAAAAGCTTAACATGAGTGATACGAATGCAGATGTTATGAAGACTTTCAGTGATTATTCTGAGGAGGTGGACCTGCAGTTTATCAGAATCCGTATAACAGAAGAACACACCTGGAGTCATACGGCAGTCAAAGACATCTCCCTTCCCCCTGACACTCTGTTTCTTATGCTTCTGCGGGGAGAGGAAACCATGATACCCAGCGGGGAAACTGTTTTTCTCCCGGGAGATACAGCGGTGTTAAGTGCCCGCGGCTATCAGGAGCAGGAAAATCTGGAACTGACAGAGATGAAAATAACTGCCAAAAGCCCCTGGATTGGCATTAAGATTTCCGACTTTTCCCCTTATCCGGGAGAACTGGTCATTATGATACTGCGCGGGGAGGAGACCATTGTTCCAAAGGGTGACACTGTTATCATGGAAAATGATCTGCTTGTGATATACTCTATACCGGAATACCGTAAAAACCTACCCGTAAAAGAACTTCCCTCCGAATAG
- a CDS encoding TetR/AcrR family transcriptional regulator, with translation MGRKGLNTEVIAEAAIGLVEEKGYRNFSMRELAARLGVQPASLYNHVNGIEAVYTAVGLHGISILEKALEQAYGFQDFTEALLVMAKAYRGFAKDSPELYQAVIEMRTSENEELRQNIQRIIHPFLVLIGRVVEDQEKVVHFQRMMRSALHGFVSLEREGYLTYELTDSNASFHFMVESLAGLIMREGEKENHDSSRNHSRGAGTETV, from the coding sequence ATGGGAAGAAAAGGACTGAATACGGAAGTGATCGCGGAGGCGGCTATTGGGCTGGTGGAGGAGAAGGGATACCGGAATTTTTCCATGCGTGAACTGGCAGCCCGTCTGGGAGTACAGCCGGCTTCTCTCTATAATCATGTAAATGGTATAGAGGCGGTTTATACAGCAGTGGGCCTTCACGGAATATCAATTCTGGAAAAGGCACTGGAGCAGGCATACGGGTTTCAGGATTTTACGGAAGCGCTCTTGGTCATGGCCAAGGCCTACCGGGGTTTTGCCAAGGACAGTCCGGAGCTGTATCAGGCTGTCATTGAGATGCGCACCTCGGAAAATGAAGAGCTGCGTCAGAATATACAGCGTATCATACATCCGTTTCTGGTGCTGATCGGCAGGGTAGTGGAGGACCAGGAGAAAGTGGTGCATTTCCAGAGGATGATGCGCAGCGCGCTGCACGGATTTGTTTCCCTGGAGCGGGAAGGATATCTTACTTATGAACTGACAGACAGCAATGCCAGCTTTCATTTTATGGTGGAAAGCCTGGCAGGGCTTATAATGAGAGAGGGGGAGAAAGAAAATCATGACAGCAGCAGAAATCACAGCAGAGGAGCGGGAACGGAAACAGTATGA
- a CDS encoding TrpB-like pyridoxal phosphate-dependent enzyme produces MKKIPHRVYLTEDQMPKQWYNLRADMKNLPDPLLNPGTGKPITEEELYPVFCEKLAHQELDNTTRYLDIPEEIQDFYKMYRPSPLIRAYNLEKYLDTPAKIYYKFEGNNTSGSHKLNSAVAQAYYAKEQGLKGLTTETGAGQWGTALAEACSFYHLPLIVYMVKCSYEQKPFRKSVIHTFDAEIIPSPSETTEIGRKILAENPGTSGSLGCAISEAVEKAVSTDGYKYVLGSVLNQVLLHQSIIGLESKTAMELLDEYPDVVVGCAGGGSNLGGLIAPFMQDKLTGKANPRIVAVEPASCPSLTRGKYAYDFCDTGKVTPLARMYTLGCDFIPSANHAGGLRYHGMSPILSKLYHDGFMEAISVEQSKVFETATMFAKQETILPAPESAHAIYGAVQEALKCKESGEAKTILFGLTGTGYFDMYAYQSFMDGTMKDYIPTDAELEKSFARLPKIPGIQE; encoded by the coding sequence ATGAAAAAAATTCCGCACAGAGTATATTTAACCGAGGACCAGATGCCAAAACAGTGGTATAACCTGAGGGCAGACATGAAAAATCTTCCCGACCCCCTTTTAAACCCAGGAACAGGCAAACCTATCACCGAGGAGGAGCTTTATCCTGTATTCTGTGAAAAGCTGGCACACCAGGAGCTGGACAATACCACCCGTTACCTTGATATTCCGGAAGAGATCCAGGACTTTTACAAAATGTATCGTCCCTCTCCTCTCATCCGTGCCTACAACCTGGAAAAATACCTGGACACCCCGGCTAAAATTTACTATAAATTCGAGGGCAACAACACCTCAGGAAGCCATAAATTAAACTCAGCAGTGGCTCAGGCCTATTATGCAAAGGAACAGGGCTTAAAAGGACTGACAACAGAGACCGGTGCAGGCCAGTGGGGAACCGCTCTGGCGGAAGCCTGCTCTTTCTACCATCTGCCCCTGATCGTTTATATGGTAAAATGTTCCTACGAACAGAAGCCTTTCCGCAAATCCGTGATCCACACCTTTGACGCGGAAATCATTCCAAGTCCAAGCGAGACCACGGAGATCGGCCGTAAGATCCTGGCTGAAAATCCAGGCACTTCAGGAAGCCTGGGCTGTGCAATCTCCGAGGCTGTGGAAAAAGCTGTTTCCACGGACGGGTACAAATACGTACTTGGTTCCGTGCTGAACCAGGTACTGCTCCACCAGTCTATTATCGGTCTGGAATCCAAGACAGCCATGGAACTGCTGGATGAATACCCGGATGTGGTAGTGGGATGCGCAGGAGGCGGCTCCAATCTGGGCGGCCTGATCGCACCGTTTATGCAGGATAAACTTACAGGAAAAGCAAATCCCCGCATTGTGGCAGTGGAGCCTGCTTCCTGTCCGTCCCTGACCCGCGGCAAATACGCTTATGACTTCTGTGATACAGGAAAGGTGACACCTCTTGCCAGAATGTACACTCTTGGCTGTGACTTCATTCCGTCAGCAAACCACGCAGGCGGCCTGCGCTATCACGGCATGTCTCCTATCCTCTCCAAGCTGTATCACGACGGCTTCATGGAGGCAATTTCTGTGGAACAGAGCAAAGTATTCGAGACAGCCACCATGTTCGCCAAACAGGAGACCATCCTTCCGGCCCCTGAATCTGCACATGCCATCTACGGCGCTGTCCAGGAAGCACTGAAATGCAAAGAATCCGGAGAGGCCAAAACCATTCTCTTCGGCCTGACCGGAACCGGATATTTTGATATGTATGCTTACCAGTCTTTTATGGACGGAACCATGAAAGACTATATCCCAACAGATGCAGAGCTGGAAAAGAGCTTTGCACGGCTGCCTAAAATACCCGGCATCCAGGAATAA
- a CDS encoding phosphopentomutase, whose product MTMENKERFRRVFVIVIDSLGVGGAVDAAEFGDAGADTLGHIASHVKGFSLPNLQKLGIANLHPLEKIAPVEHPMGYYTKLNEISRGKDTMTGHWEMMGLKTEKPFITFTETGFPPELILELEKRTGHKVIGNKSASGTEILDELGEEEIATGHMIVYTSADSVLQICGNEETFGLEELYRCCEIARELTMRDEWKVGRVIARPYVGRKKGEFKRTSNRHDYAVKPFGKTVLNALKDAGLDVISIGKINDIFAGEGITKALKSKSSVHGMEQTIQEAKEDDFHGLCFVNLVDFDALWGHRRDPEGYAGELMRFDEKLGILLHTMREDDMLIITADHGNDPTYTGTDHTREQVPFLIWSPSFKEGKELPKADSFAVVGACVAENFGIPMPKGTISISKNYLEECR is encoded by the coding sequence ATGACTATGGAAAATAAAGAGAGATTCAGAAGAGTATTCGTGATCGTGATAGATTCCTTGGGGGTAGGCGGCGCAGTGGACGCGGCTGAGTTTGGAGATGCAGGGGCAGACACCCTGGGACATATTGCTTCTCATGTAAAAGGCTTCTCCCTGCCCAATCTGCAGAAGCTGGGAATCGCAAATCTTCACCCACTGGAGAAAATAGCGCCTGTGGAACATCCCATGGGGTATTACACAAAACTGAATGAGATCAGCAGGGGGAAGGATACCATGACAGGTCACTGGGAGATGATGGGGCTGAAAACAGAAAAGCCCTTTATCACCTTTACGGAGACAGGGTTTCCTCCGGAATTGATCTTGGAGCTTGAAAAGCGGACCGGGCATAAGGTGATCGGCAATAAAAGCGCCAGCGGGACGGAAATTCTGGATGAGCTGGGAGAGGAGGAAATAGCAACCGGGCATATGATCGTGTATACCTCTGCCGACTCTGTACTCCAGATCTGCGGCAATGAGGAAACCTTTGGCCTTGAAGAACTGTACCGGTGCTGTGAAATTGCAAGAGAACTTACCATGAGAGATGAGTGGAAGGTGGGAAGAGTCATTGCAAGACCCTATGTGGGCAGGAAGAAAGGCGAATTTAAGCGCACCAGTAACCGCCATGACTATGCGGTTAAGCCTTTCGGGAAAACTGTGCTGAACGCTCTGAAGGATGCAGGGCTGGATGTGATTTCCATTGGTAAGATCAATGATATTTTTGCCGGGGAGGGAATCACAAAAGCGCTGAAGTCCAAAAGCTCTGTCCATGGTATGGAGCAGACCATTCAGGAGGCCAAAGAGGATGATTTTCACGGGCTTTGTTTTGTGAACCTGGTGGATTTTGATGCCCTTTGGGGCCACAGGAGAGACCCGGAAGGGTATGCCGGAGAGCTTATGAGATTTGATGAGAAGCTGGGGATCCTGCTTCACACTATGAGGGAGGATGACATGCTCATCATCACAGCCGATCATGGAAACGACCCCACCTATACAGGGACAGACCACACCAGGGAACAGGTGCCGTTTCTGATCTGGTCCCCCTCTTTTAAGGAGGGAAAGGAGCTTCCCAAGGCGGATTCCTTTGCCGTGGTGGGCGCCTGCGTGGCTGAGAATTTCGGCATACCTATGCCAAAGGGGACGATTTCCATATCCAAAAACTACCTGGAGGAATGCAGATGA
- the truA gene encoding tRNA pseudouridine(38-40) synthase TruA has product MNYRLDIQYDGTRYEGWQRQKTTGNTIQGKIEEVLSRMLETPVQIDGAGRTDAGVHAKGQVANVHMDTEKSCEEICEYLNRYLPEDIGIKEVSQVQERFHSRLLARKKIYQYRIAAGYHKNVFERKYQCPLHETFDVDAMKEAARLLTGTHDFKSFCSNKRMKKSTERTIYSIDVESLPGELRITYTGDGFLYNMVRILTGTLVEVGRGVRKPEKMTDILLACNREAAGFTAPAQGLTLLRVEY; this is encoded by the coding sequence ATGAATTACAGATTGGATATACAGTATGACGGAACACGCTATGAGGGATGGCAGAGGCAGAAGACTACCGGCAATACTATTCAGGGTAAAATCGAGGAGGTTCTGTCCAGAATGTTGGAGACACCGGTTCAGATAGACGGTGCAGGCAGAACAGATGCAGGTGTCCATGCGAAAGGGCAGGTGGCCAATGTGCATATGGACACAGAAAAAAGTTGTGAGGAGATATGTGAATACTTAAACCGCTATCTGCCGGAGGATATAGGGATCAAGGAAGTGAGCCAGGTGCAGGAGCGCTTCCACAGCCGTCTTCTGGCTAGAAAAAAGATATATCAGTATCGGATCGCGGCAGGGTATCATAAGAATGTATTTGAGAGAAAGTATCAGTGTCCTCTCCATGAGACCTTTGACGTGGATGCCATGAAAGAGGCAGCCCGGCTGCTGACAGGTACTCATGACTTTAAGAGCTTTTGCTCCAACAAGAGGATGAAAAAATCCACGGAGCGGACCATTTACAGCATTGACGTGGAATCACTGCCCGGGGAGTTGAGGATCACATACACCGGGGATGGTTTTCTCTACAATATGGTGCGGATCCTCACAGGAACCCTGGTGGAAGTAGGCAGAGGGGTCAGAAAGCCGGAGAAGATGACGGATATCCTTTTGGCCTGCAACAGGGAGGCGGCCGGATTCACGGCTCCTGCCCAGGGCCTCACGCTTCTCAGGGTGGAATATTAA
- a CDS encoding MATE family efflux transporter yields the protein MTAAEITAEERERKQYEKMTETPVSSLIVGLGIPTIISMLITNIYNTADTYFVSRLGTSASGAVGVVFSLMAILQAFGFMFGHGAGSIISRKLGKRDRESASRFASTSFFLSILTGIVIGAAGITFLTPFMRVLGSTDTILPFAKQYGFFILLAGPFMTGSCVLNNILRYEGMAAYAMIGLTTGGILNIIGDPIFMFGLDLGVAGAGLATALSQMISFFILLYMFVAKKTQSRLAFRLMTRDIREIGLIIATGFPSLIRQGLGSVSTMLLNHQAAVYGDAAVAAMSIVNRICMLVFSVGLGLGQGFQPVAAFNYGAGKYSRVKRGFWFTAGSGEVMLGSFAIICLLVSSGIIGIFRDDPEVIAIGVFALRCQCAAFFFQPLSVCTNMMLQSVGESKKASFLSALRSGICFIPLILILPAVMGLRGVQIAQAVADVLTFAISLPLVAAFLKRLPKDEEMPAVRTAEVDI from the coding sequence ATGACAGCAGCAGAAATCACAGCAGAGGAGCGGGAACGGAAACAGTATGAGAAGATGACAGAGACACCGGTGTCCAGTCTGATCGTGGGATTGGGGATTCCTACTATTATAAGTATGCTCATCACCAATATCTACAACACGGCGGATACCTATTTTGTCAGCCGCCTGGGGACCAGCGCCAGCGGAGCGGTGGGAGTGGTTTTCAGCCTGATGGCAATTCTGCAGGCCTTTGGATTTATGTTCGGACACGGAGCGGGAAGCATAATCTCCAGAAAGCTTGGAAAAAGGGACCGGGAGAGTGCCAGCAGGTTTGCGTCCACCAGTTTTTTCCTTTCTATTTTGACTGGAATTGTGATAGGAGCAGCGGGGATCACATTTTTGACCCCGTTTATGAGAGTGCTGGGCAGTACGGATACTATCCTGCCTTTTGCCAAACAATACGGATTTTTTATATTGCTGGCAGGTCCTTTTATGACAGGAAGCTGTGTTCTGAATAATATTCTCCGCTATGAGGGAATGGCAGCTTATGCCATGATCGGACTGACCACAGGGGGTATCCTGAATATCATAGGAGATCCTATTTTTATGTTTGGCCTGGATCTTGGAGTGGCGGGAGCCGGCCTGGCAACAGCCCTTTCCCAGATGATCAGTTTCTTTATCCTGCTCTATATGTTTGTAGCGAAAAAGACCCAGAGCAGACTGGCTTTCCGGCTGATGACACGTGATATCCGTGAAATAGGCCTGATCATTGCCACGGGATTTCCAAGTCTGATCCGCCAGGGTCTGGGAAGTGTTTCCACCATGCTCCTGAACCATCAGGCAGCGGTATACGGGGACGCGGCGGTGGCTGCTATGAGTATCGTAAACAGAATCTGTATGCTGGTGTTTTCTGTAGGGCTTGGGCTTGGTCAGGGATTTCAGCCGGTGGCTGCCTTCAACTACGGAGCAGGAAAGTATTCCCGTGTAAAGAGAGGGTTCTGGTTTACGGCCGGGTCTGGCGAGGTGATGCTCGGAAGCTTTGCAATCATCTGCCTTCTGGTTTCCTCAGGTATCATCGGCATATTCCGGGATGACCCGGAGGTGATCGCCATCGGTGTCTTTGCGCTCCGATGCCAGTGTGCTGCCTTCTTCTTTCAGCCTCTGTCTGTCTGCACCAATATGATGCTCCAGAGTGTGGGGGAGAGCAAAAAGGCGTCCTTTCTCTCGGCCCTCAGAAGCGGGATATGCTTTATTCCCTTGATCCTTATATTACCTGCAGTGATGGGGCTTCGAGGGGTGCAGATCGCGCAGGCAGTGGCAGATGTTCTGACCTTTGCCATCTCGCTGCCTCTGGTGGCGGCATTTTTAAAAAGACTGCCCAAAGATGAGGAAATGCCTGCTGTGAGGACGGCAGAAGTAGATATATGA
- the add gene encoding adenosine deaminase, whose amino-acid sequence MNTIGELKKYDLHCHLDGSLSEAVIRKLAAGAGVEIPAGEKLMELLQVEPDCRSLKEYLEKFDLPLSCLADRDSFRTAVSELLGDGAKENVVYMEIRFAPLLSVRDGLTCRQIIEGALDGLWEGKEKYGVDGNLILCGMRHMPVEQNVELAETAREYLGQGVAALDLAGDEAAFPVKLHAKMFETARKLGIPFTIHAGECGSPRSVWDAIELGADRIGHGIAVSKDKELKAWCAAKQIPLEMCPSSNLQTRAVKNMEEYPFLEFLEAGIPVTVNTDNRTVSKTTITGELELLQAYYHITYSDMELLMKHAAQAAFIHN is encoded by the coding sequence ATGAATACCATTGGGGAACTGAAAAAATATGACCTGCACTGTCATCTGGATGGGTCTCTTTCTGAGGCAGTCATCCGGAAACTAGCTGCAGGAGCCGGGGTGGAGATCCCGGCAGGAGAAAAGCTTATGGAGCTTTTACAGGTGGAGCCGGACTGCAGAAGTCTGAAAGAGTATCTGGAAAAATTTGATCTGCCGCTGTCCTGCCTGGCGGACCGGGACAGCTTTAGGACCGCTGTGTCAGAACTGCTTGGTGACGGGGCAAAAGAAAATGTGGTATACATGGAAATCCGGTTTGCGCCTCTTTTATCTGTGCGTGACGGTCTTACCTGCAGGCAGATCATTGAGGGAGCGCTGGACGGCCTTTGGGAAGGAAAAGAGAAATACGGTGTGGATGGAAATCTGATCCTATGCGGTATGCGGCATATGCCGGTGGAACAGAATGTGGAGCTTGCAGAAACTGCCAGGGAATACCTGGGGCAGGGGGTGGCAGCTCTTGACCTGGCAGGAGATGAGGCTGCTTTTCCGGTTAAGCTGCACGCCAAAATGTTTGAAACCGCCAGAAAACTGGGAATTCCTTTTACCATCCACGCAGGAGAATGCGGCAGTCCCAGGAGTGTGTGGGATGCCATAGAGCTGGGGGCTGACAGGATTGGCCATGGCATCGCCGTCAGTAAGGATAAAGAACTGAAAGCTTGGTGCGCTGCAAAGCAGATTCCCCTTGAAATGTGCCCTTCCAGCAATCTCCAGACCAGGGCGGTTAAAAACATGGAAGAATATCCGTTTCTGGAATTTCTGGAGGCAGGCATTCCCGTAACCGTGAATACGGATAACCGGACAGTCAGCAAAACCACCATAACCGGGGAACTGGAACTGCTTCAGGCATATTACCACATCACTTACAGCGATATGGAGCTTCTGATGAAGCATGCGGCTCAGGCGGCATTTATCCATAATTGA